One segment of Toxoplasma gondii ME49 chromosome VI, whole genome shotgun sequence DNA contains the following:
- a CDS encoding Toxoplasma gondii family E protein (encoded by transcript TGME49_240325~Interrupted in the middle by sequencing gap.~Predicted trans-membrane domain (TMHMM2.0):19-37): protein MDRISGDDSIGNHTQSGAPEALGSSNSAHQLSDMSPVDQELSTHGSWHSRRMLPISTIVGRHTLQRKRGVALRLLTAFLAVSLGVYLAKYLSRCVLSIRRAGRSSDATRPGLQYEETRFRVSGPLASVTGNGRRLAAAEWGGGSGKSPETTESSGESKDPICEYSEVNVVDNTPPEKIVPPVSVSEEALLLRDVAKHVMAAAAAASSALSKCQQSGDELRGVLQSLTQLYGKVVDQAEKVEKRNGKQETDGTSMRVERSSESGSGTTTAARTTADHIPHTQTEERGGETTSSMLSKDPQFPPPSRPTLSGMRTWSGNQFSLETIFETEESESRIAKHFDSSWLQPFPEAFGMDKHSDKDTGEDASSLAEALKVVELADDTQGNWHPFSSGSNINQLWEKILIDPLAATGPAGDDANDVTGGQPRRPSYSEVLQHPPARSHSAPPRSTAANGKGMAKRVAGLGQRLTSSGHRQSATSRDASGERRHYPSGPRVPGRRPTNRFESIDRSASHRRAGARPSLPSMPPPKPPLPQISKVGFGASGTPVQRGASQGGTPSGSEKRDGGEPSKDVKGQGEDAGQPGASGGPLGGAGGGGRRPGDDERDDDKRKKGKGSSSGGGEKKKEEQEKKAKKERDQREEAKKESKPMDGREARGKEVTQGDGGLSSVSGKGSTGEGAGKKKAKKDRGRRAIEETVRDVTDAVVTSEATGGVPKEAEPQKDSDDRGVHGGGRGGEGPGSAGATETGDALQHDSGGIGSGSEDRDKSRSETAAREKQVSKRQKSSGGRRKKKGASVAPQTGQTTTGEAPRSAVDSEGGRAGPLAASDKNKAGTDEGGRDAKGDEDGEAATAGPRAGAQHTGEHGGETEVVGETVKVAEADEEGSDAAAQREAKTGSDKGGSKQQMTSSEKRKKRGASGRQSRQTTTGAGQQPGGFSETRTDTTVASGTETMATDRRVEDGDSKADDDGQGALQGPPAGAEKDGGEDAESEEAGGKDAAGAGEADDESAAKEALRTGARPKTSSAISKRKQKKRPQRTELPVQSEPPSTGSEEEATTQTRGRARQRTLRDARRGGPVSGHEASKGIVGSADSRRGAAGQSSDRVSGKGSKASGAKSSASVPVDFDELAANLKRKLLTVIANYEHRQKELHHSPGAKAFLDVALTGELTKYHVDPGLFPILSKAVLIEAEQYYTLKLLFEVATGLHERETKLKEERAHETHAPSAATAKEDDAGATGSEDSPLTAVIDDISVAIACCNERRMSLLVSEKWFRSFHIATTILPELPEISLPILPGEKGDKHDTDEEETSEELPDTSEDPLEAVLIVKKTLEQWESRIPHLITSVEALWWRPPRDPDEAIRQRERTAAMFKAVSGAIVRRFLRLALQQWNVEEGIRHSTDPSAKEKLQLARELLASYIAEKEAQEWEGSSIFAASILATAKANVRNPSTRWDPLPSNDHAPDVRAAAHRYRQMSS from the exons ATGGATCGTATCTCAGGAGATGATTCTATTGGCAATCACACTCAATCAGGCGCTCCCGAGGCGCTTGGTTCCTCTAACAGCGCCCACCAGCTGTCCGATATGAGCCCTGTCGATCAAGAATTATCTACCCATGGGTCTTGGCATAGCCGTCGAATGCTGCCAATTTCTACAATAGTTGGTCGTCATactctccagagaaaaagaggggtTGCGCTTAGACTGTTGACTGCCTTTTTGGCTGTCTCCCTTGGGGTCTATCTTGCCAAATATCTTTCTCGATGTGTCTTGTCGATCCGGCGTGCTGGCCGGAGCTCAGATGCGACGCGTCCTGGCCTGCAATATgaggaaacgcgttttcggGTTTCAGGTCCACTCGCTTCTGTAACTGGAAATGGTCGCCGTCTGGCGGCCGCGGAGTGGGGCGGCGGTAGCGGTAAATCTCCGGAGACTACGGAGTCTTCGGGAGAGAGCAAGGACCCTATTTGCGAGTACTCAGAAGTGAATGTTGTGGATAATACACCGCCTGAAAAAATCGTCCCGCCTGTAAGTGTTTCTGAGGAAGCCTTATTACTGCGTGACGTAGCAAAGCACGTGATGGCGGCCGCGGCTGCGGCGTCGTCTGCCCTAAGTAAGTGCCAGCAGAGTGGAGATGAACTGAGAGGTGTTCTCCAATCACTGACGCAACTATACGGCAAGGTAGTCGACCAAGCGGAGAAGGTTGAAAAACGTAACGGAAAGCAAGAGACTGACGGTACTTCGATGAGAGTGGAACGCTCTTCTGAGAGTGGTAGCGGAACGACCACTGCAGCGAGAACCACAGCAGACCACATTCCACACACCCAGACTGAGGAACGCggtggagaaacgacgagCAGTATGCTAAGCAAGGATCCCCAGTTCCCACCCCCCTCGAGACCAACTCTCAGTGGAATGCGCACTTGGTCAGGAAACCAGTTTTCGTTGGAAACAATTttcgagacagaagagtcTGAGTCACGTATCGCTAAACATTTCGACAGCTCGTGGCTGCAGCCATTCCCAGAGGCATTCGGCATGGACAAACACAGCGACAAAGACACCGGTGAAGATGCCAGTTCTCTAGCAGAGGCGCTGAAAGTCGTGGAACTCGCCGATGATACACAAGGTAACTGGCATCCTTTCTCGTCAGGTAGCAACATCAATCAATTGTGGGAAAAGATCCTGATCGACCCGCTTGCTGCCACAGGGCCTGCAGGCGATGACGCCAATGATGTAACTGGCGGCCAGCCCCGCAGACCATCGTACAGTGAGGTCCTACAGCATCCCCCCGCCCGGTCACACTCTGCACCTCCGAGGAGCACAGCAGCAAACGGAAAAGGGATGGCGAAAAGAGTGGCTGGCCTTGGACAGCGACTCACATCATCAGGGCATCGACAGTCCGCCACTAGCCGAGACGCCTCAGGTGAGCGACGCCATTATCCCAGTGGACCTCGAGTGCCAGGACGAAGGCCCACCAACCGCTTCGAAAGCATCGATCGTTCAGCTTCTCATAGGAGAGCAGGCGCGAGACCAAGCCTCCCCTCTATGCCTCCACCAAAGCCTCCGCTGCCACAGATATCAAAAGTGGGTTTTGGCGCCTCAGGAACGCCCGTGCAACGGGGCGCCAGTCAGGGAGGGACGCCATCAGGGTCTGAGAAACGCGATGGTGGAGAGCCGTCGAAGGACGTCAAAGGACAGGGCGAGGATGCAGGGCAACCCGGTGCTAGCGGAGGGCCACTGGGGGGTGCTGGAGGGGGAGGGCGCCGGCCTGGCGACGACGAGCGAGACGACGACAAGCGGAAGAAGGGTAAGGGGTCGTCGAGCGGtggcggggagaagaagaaagaggagcaggagaagaaggcgaagaaggagagggatcaaagggaggaggcgaagaaggagagcaaacCGATGGACGGTCGCGAGgcgaggggaaaagaagTGACACAAGGAGATGGCGGCTTGAGCAGTGTCTCAGGCAAAGGATCGACTGGTGAAGgggcggggaagaagaaggcgaaaaaagacaggGGTAGGCGGGCGATTGAAGAGACTGTCAGAGACGTTACTGATGCAGTGGTGACGAGTGAGGCGACGGGTGGGGTTccgaaagaagcagaaccgCAAAAGGACAGTGATGACAGGGGTGTGCACGGTGGTGGCAGAGGAGGTGAAGGTCCAGGATCAGCTGGGGCGACTGAGACTGGAGATGCCCTGCAGCATGACTCAGGGGGTATTGGATCTGGGtccgaagacagagacaagagccGGTCTGAAACAGCAGCTCGTGAGAAGCAGGTCAGTAAGCGACAGAAGTCGAGTggaggaaggcggaagaagaaaggtgcTAGTGTTGCGCCACAGACAGGACAGACGACAACCGGAGAAGCCCCGAGGTCAGCTGTAGACTCAGAAGGGGGAAGGGCGGGACCGTTGGCCGCATCCGACAAAAACAAAGCAGGCACTGATGAAGGCGGAAGGGATGCAAAGGGAGATGAGGATGGAGAGGCCGCCACCGCGGGACCGCGGGCTGGGGCGCAGCATACAGGAGAACACGGCggagagactgaagtggTGGGTGAGACGGTGAAGGTCGCTGAGGCGGACGAGGAGGGCAGTGACGCCGCCGCTCAGCGGGAAGCA AAAACAGGCTCGGACAAGGGGGGCAGCAAGCAACAAATGAcgagcagcgagaaacgaaagaagagaggggctAGCGGGCGCCAGTCCAGACAGACGACGACAGGAGCAGGGCAGCAGCCAGGGGGCTTCTCCGAAACAAGAACCGACACGACGGTGGCATCAGGCACAGAGACAATGGCAACAGACAGACGCGTAGAAGATGGTGACTCAAAGGCAGACGACGATGGGCAGGGCGCCTTGCAGGGCCCGCCAGCTggggcagagaaggacggcggagaagacgctgAGTCTGAAGAGGCCGGTGGAAAGGATGCCGCTGGGGCCGGCGAGGCGGACGATGAGTCCGCCGCAAAGGAGGCACTGCGAACAGGAGCAAGACCCAAAACGTCATCCGCGATAAGCAaacgaaaacagaagaagcggccACAGAGGACTGAACTGCCGGTGCAGTCTGAGCCTCCATCAACAGGCAGTGAAGAGGAGGCAACGACGCAGACACGCGGCAGAGCGCGACAACGCACACTGCGTGATGCCAGAAGGGGGGGACCCGTGAGTGGCCACGAGGCTTCTAAAGGGATTGTGGGGTCTGCTGACAGCAGGCGAGGGGCCGCGGGACAGAGTTCTGATCGTGTGTCGGGAAAAGGGTCGAAAGCTTCGGGAGCAAAGTCGTCAGCTTCTGTGCCAGTGGATTTTGACGAGCTAGCAGCGAACTTGAAAAGGAAATTATTAACAGTGATTGCTAATTATGAGCATAGGCAGAAGGAGTTGCACCACTCCCCTGGCGCTAAGGCATTTTTGGATGTGGCTTTGACCGGAGAGCTGACAAAGTACCATGTCGACCCGGGATTGTTTCCTATTTTATCCAAGGCAGTTCTTATCGAGGCGGAACAGTACTACACATTAAAATTGTTGTTTGAGGTGGCAACTGGGCTACAtgagagggagacaaaactgaaagaagaaagggctCATGAGACGCACGCCCCTAGTGCTGCCACGGCAAAAGAGGACGACGCAGGAGCTACTGGCAGTGAAGATTCGCCTCTCACGGCGGTAATTGACGACATTTCCGTTGCTATCGCATGCTGCAACGAGAGACGGATGTCACTTCTGGTGTCGGAGAAATGGTTTCGAAGTTTCCACATAGCAACCACAATTCTGCCAGAGTTGCCGGAAATTAGCCTTCCTATTCTACCCGGCGAAAAAGGGGACAAGCATGATacggatgaagaagaaacttcAGAAGAACTGCCAGATACAAGCGAAGACCCGTTGGAGGCGGTTTTGATTGTAAAGAAAACTCTTGAGCAATGGGAGTCTAGAATTCCGCATCTTATCACATCAGTGGAGGCTCTCTGGTGGAGACCACCACGGGACCCAGACGAGGCGATCAGACAGCGGGAACGCACGGCAGCGATGTTTAAAGCTGTCAGTGGGGCTATTGTCCGAAGGTTTCTGAGATTGGCGCTCCAGCAATGGAATGTGGAGGAGGGGATACGCCATTCGACGGATCCCAGTGCAaaggagaagctgcagctAGCGAGAGAATTGTTAGCTTCGTACATCGCCGAGAAAGAGGCACAAGAATGGGAGGGCTCGTCAATATTTGCGGCAAGCATTCTCGCAACGGCAAAAGCCAATGTCAGAAATCCTTCAACTCGATGGGATCCTCTTCCGAGTAACGACCATGCACCAGACGTACGTGCTGCAGCTCATAGATATCGGCAGATGTCATCCTGA
- a CDS encoding Toxoplasma gondii family E protein (encoded by transcript TGME49_240330), with protein sequence MRQNGALYCWPLALVTIVGPVQTKSAQTLSAFARSPMSAHNPSFLHPEAEPKRAILSEGPSTDTESPQAPRFSTSSAQLFGLKDHESLRSSLSRRYGQRISISGAAWRHVVPRGRDARLRFLYVFIATSLAIYFTKYAVRCLVTQRQAGHITDKGLPGLEKRMSSAPCYASNYSVAGTVRRLAAGEENGGSRDSPDGVRPRGDSTDWFCQSSEETESGSFRTQTASSAWAVETSGGRKGDKLVQGGNVGAQTMNVSRFLEEHIPPGSRSAEAALLRHIADQVMGLAAASSAALSKTCHSTTCLRQALQLMSETYGMLLEEAGTLESPPRGSGDKTQSVDNPSDSGTPAAREKTSPLEHNSNSHSAERMSGSTSDAKSDEAQPVHAGRPVSLDMQLWRRLDFSLGTIFEAEDAEQDGGDDGDVGIERRSSFFTLSGRSGDDEDDPGALLADALSLAGIDEGVVGGWNPFSSTTSTSDAWGKFVTDQSDARETAGDDANDVTGGPPRRPSYSEVLQHPPARSHSAPPRSTAANGKGMAKRVAGLGQRLTSSGHRQSATSRDASGERRHYPSGPRVPGRRPTNRFESIDRSASHRKAGARPSLPSMPPPKPPLPQISKVGFGASGTPVQRGASQGGTPSGSEKRDGGEPSKDVKGQGEDAGQPGASGGPLGGAGGGGRRPGDDERDDDKRKKGKGSSSGGGEKKKEEQEKKAKKERDQREEAKKESKPVDDREARGKEVKQGGGGLSSLSGKGSTGEEAGKKKAKKDRGRRAIEETVRDVTDAGVTSEATGGVPKEAEPQKDSDDRGVHGGGRGGEGPGSAGATETGDALQHDSGGIGSGSEDRDKSRSETAAREKQVSKRQKSSGGRRKKKGASVAPQTGQTTTGEAPRSAVDSEGGRAGPLAASDKNKAGTDEGGRDAKGDEDGEAATAGPRAGAQHTGEHGGETEVVGETVKVAEADEEGSDAAAQREALRTGARPKTSSAAGRRKQKMKEQHSEQVESISFPVSASGEGHDEQTTQSRGRRRQRMFRHDVRPVAEGVPNSSEAIGGRADGKRDHNVGVSSGVGGKGSEVDEDTPSPFPDVAALVTGLHRKLISAQVEYQRLLERIKGELGGEEFIAIVRSAGFAKRIFSSSEFYFLTKVILLTEETNFQLQALLNVARHLHEKALEQRESDGGDKSKDDPKRAAAKGRAVGAVSRDMEESPFSAVLTAIDKRSVTARKILLELLRADTRFRSLIIARSHLPSLPDFQLPPFPNERGYNPNSKNIVHTSAGVPLRAADPESVVMLLKDEVEQWESQVESVVSAVEAKWWIPPSDPDEARRQQERTAAVFGIASAFLSLRVVEVAASRWRRLNDRTPVSDPALQAKVQAALSMLDGFHDEYIQRKDRHFNAYCDSYSATARANVRHPQRRWDPLPNNAHAPDIRGAAAAEVRNVHEAPESMTEELPDADNLPKTDGKQEADGPTS encoded by the coding sequence ATGCGACAGAACGGTGCTCTGTACTGCTGGCCTTTGGCCTTGGTCACGATCGTCGGCCCGGTGCAGACAAAGTCGGCGCAAACCCTATCTGCTTTCGCCAGATCCCCAATGTCTGCTCACAATCCCAGTTTCTTGCATCCAGAAGCAGAACCCAAGCGAGCCATCCTCTCTGAGGGGCCGTCCACTGATACAGAGAGTCCTCAGGCACCTCGTTTCTCTACCAGCTCTGCGCAGCTTTTCGGCCTCAAAGATCACGAATCATTGAGGTCAAGTCTGTCTCGGCGGTATGGTCAACGTATCTCCATTTCCGGGGCTGCTTGGCGACATGTCGTGCCTCGAGGGAGAGATGCTCGGCTCAGGTTTCTCTACGTGTTCATTGCCACCAGCCTAGCCATCTACTTTACCAAATATGCGGTTCGATGCTTGgtgacacagagacaggcgggCCACATTACAGACAAGGGCCTCCCTGGGCTTGAAAAAAGAATGTCTTCAGCTCCGTGTTATGCTTCGAATTATTCCGTAGCTGGAACTGTTCGCCGTCTGGCGGCAGGGGAAGAGAATGGCGGTAGTCGTGATTCTCCGGACGGCGTGAGACCCCGGGGAGACAGCACGGACTGGTTTTGTCAGTCTTCCGAAGAGACTGAGTCTGGGTCTTTCCGCACCCAGACAGCTTCCAGCGCGTGGGCGGTGGAGACGTCCGGTGGCCGAAAAGGTGACAAACTCGTCCAAGGCGGAAACGTCGGCGCCCAGACAATGAATGTTTCTAGGTTTCTGGAAGAACACATCCCACCGGGGTCTCGTTCTGCCGAGGCTGCATTGCTTCGCCACATAGCTGATCAGGTGATGGGGCTCGCCGCCGCGTCCTCTGCAGCGCTTTCCAAGACATGCCACAGTACAACGTGTTTAAGGCAAGCGCTCCAGCTGATGTCGGAAACATACGGGATGCTactggaagaagcaggaacgCTAGAATCACCACCGAGGGGCAGCGGTGACAAAACCCAGAGTGTGGACAACCCATCAGACAGCGGCACTCcggctgcgagagagaaaacctcCCCCCTGGAACACAATTCCAACTCTCACTCGGCGGAACGAATGAGCGGATCCACTAGCGATGCGAAAAGCGATGAAGCACAACCAGTGCATGCCGGGAGGCCTGTCTCGCTGGACATGCAGCTGTGGAGAAGATTGGACTTTTCACTGGGGACAATTTTTGAGGCAGAAGATGCTGAACAAGACGGAGGCGATGACGGCGACGTAGGGATAGAGAGACGTAGCTCGTTTTTCACTCTTAgcgggagaagcggagacgaTGAAGATGATCCGGGGGCCTTGCTGGCGGACGCATTGTCGCTGGCGGGAATCGACGAGGGTGTGGTAGGTGGATGGAATCCGTTCTCGTCGACAACAAGCACCAGTGACGCATGGGGAAAATTTGTAACCGACCAAAGTGATGCCAGAGAGACCGCAGGCGATGACGCCAATGATGTAACTGGCGGTCCGCCCCGCAGGCCATCATACAGTGAGGTCCTACAGCATCCCCCCGCCCGGTCACACTCTGCACCTCCGAGGAGCACAGCAGCAAACGGAAAAGGGATGGCGAAAAGAGTGGCTGGCCTTGGACAGCGACTCACATCATCAGGGCATCGACAGTCCGCCACTAGCCGAGACGCCTCAGGTGAACGACGCCATTATCCCAGTGGACCTCGAGTGCCAGGACGAAGGCCCACCAACCGCTTCGAAAGCATCGATCGTTCAGCTTCTCATAGGAAAGCAGGCGCGAGACCAAGCCTCCCCTCTATGCCTCCACCAAAGCCTCCGCTGCCACAGATATCAAAAGTGGGTTTTGGCGCCTCAGGAACGCCCGTTCAACGGGGCGCCAGTCAGGGAGGGACGCCATCAGGGTCTGAGAAACGCGATGGTGGAGAGCCGTCGAAGGACGTCAAAGGACAGGGCGAGGATGCAGGGCAACCCGGTGCTAGCGGAGGGCCACTGGGGGGTGCTGGAGGGGGAGGGCGCCGGCCTGGCGACGACGAGCGAGACGACGACAAGCGGAAGAAGGGTAAGGGGTCGTCGAGCGGtggcggggagaagaagaaagaggagcaggagaagaaggcgaagaaggagagggatcaaagggaggaggcgaagaaggagagcaaacCGGTGGACGATCGCGAGGCGAGGGGAAAAGAGGTGAAACAAGGAGGTGGCGGCTTGAGCAGTCTCTCAGGCAAAGGATCGACTGGTGAAgaggcggggaagaagaaggcgaaaaaagacaggGGTAGGCGGGCGATTGAAGAGACTGTCAGAGACGTTACTGATGCAGGGGTGACGAGTGAGGCGACGGGTGGGGTTccgaaagaagcagaaccgCAAAAGGACAGTGATGACAGGGGTGTGCACGGTGGTGGCAGAGGAGGTGAAGGTCCAGGATCAGCTGGGGCGACTGAGACTGGAGATGCCCTGCAGCATGACTCAGGGGGTATTGGATCTGGGtccgaagacagagacaagagccGGTCTGAAACAGCAGCTCGTGAGAAGCAGGTCAGTAAGCGACAGAAGTCGAGTggaggaaggcggaagaagaaaggtgcTAGTGTTGCGCCACAGACAGGACAGACGACAACCGGAGAAGCCCCGAGGTCAGCTGTAGACTCAGAAGGGGGAAGGGCGGGACCGTTGGCCGCATCCGACAAAAACAAAGCAGGCACTGATGAAGGCGGAAGGGATGCAAAGGGAGATGAGGATGGAGAGGCCGCCACCGCGGGACCGCGGGCTGGGGCGCAGCATACAGGAGAACACGGCggagagactgaagtggTGGGTGAGACGGTGAAGGTCGCTGAGGCGGACGAGGAGGGCAGTGACGCCGCCGCTCAGCGGGAAGCATTACGAACAGGAGCAAGACCCAAAACGTCTTCCGCAGCAGGCAGACGCAAGCAGAAAATGAAGGAACAGCATTCAGAACAGGTGGAGTCTATATCGTTTCCAGTGTCAGCCTCCGGAGAGGGCCATGATGAGCAAACGACGCAGTCTcgcggcagacgcagacaacgCATGTTTCGCCATGACGTACGGCCAGTTGCTGAGGGAGTCCCGAATTCTTCTGAAGCGATTGGTGGACGTGCGGACGGCAAGCGCGACCACAATGTTGGTGTCAGTAGTGGTGTCGGGGGGAAAGGTTCTGAGGTCGACGAAGACACGCCGTCCCCGTTCCCTGATGTTGCTGCCCTGGTAACGGGCTTGCACCGAAAGTTGATATCTGCACAAGTTGAGTATCAACGCCTCTTAGAGCGAATCAAGGGGGAACTTGGAGGCGAAGAATTCATTGCTATTGTTAGATCGGCTGGGTTTGCAAAAAGGATTTTTTCATCTTCGGAATTCTATTTTCTGACCAAAGTAATACTACTGACGGAGGAAACCAACTTTCAACTGCAGGCTTTGTTGAATGTGGCACGCCATTTACACGAGAAGGCCTTGGAACAGAGAGAATCCGACGGAGGGGATAAGTCGAAGGACGATCCAAAGAGAGCAGCTGCGAAGGGTCGCGCTGTTGGAGCTGTAAGCCGAGATATGGAGGAATCTCCGTTTTCAGCGGTATTGACTGCCATTGATAAGCGTTCGGTCACTGCTCGCAAGATCCTCCTAGAGCTTCTGCGGGCGGACACAAGATTCCGAAGCCTAATTATCGCGCGCAGCCATCTGCCATCCCTTCCTGATTTCCAGCTACCACCTTTCCCCAACGAACGTGGATACAATCCTAATTCCAAAAACATTGTACACACTTCTGCTGGAGTGCCACTTCGAGCAGCGGATCCTGAATCGGTCGTTATGCTTCTAAAGGATGAAGTGGAACAGTGGGAATCTCAGGTCGAATCTGTTGTGTCAGCTGTAGAAGCGAAATGGTGGATACCGCCGTCGGACCCAGACGAGGCAAGAAGGCAGCAGGAACGAACGGCAGCCGTGTTTGGCATAGCATCTGCCTTTTTGTCTTTGAGAGTTGTGGAAGTAGCTGCTAGCCGATGGAGGCGGCTGAACGACCGGACACCGGTGTCTGACCCAGCGCTCCAAGCAAAAGTTCAAGCTGCTCTCTCCATGCTCGATGGATTTCATGACGAATACATACAACGAAAGGATAGACATTTCAACGCCTACTGTGACAGTTATAGTGCGACAGCACGCGCCAATGTGAGACATCCTCAGCGGCGGTGGGATCCTCTCCCTAATAACGCACATGCCCCAGACATACGCGGAGCCGCGGCGGCTGAAGTCAGAAACGTGCATGAGGCGCCAGAGTCAATGACGGAAGAACTACCAGATGCAGACAACCTCCCGAAGACGGATGGAAAGCAGGAAGCCGATGGGCCAACGTCGTAG